One Tissierellales bacterium genomic region harbors:
- the fdrA gene encoding acyl-CoA synthetase FdrA — translation MSSVKVEIRKNTYYDSVTLMLISKEIKKVKGVYEALVGMGTDLNKELVENLGIGNDEIKNLGPNDFFVSVLAEENVKIETISNEVERLLREKNEKSSSEYTPPTLNAALRHNPELNLALISVAGEYAGEEVKEALENNLHVMLFSDNVNMEKEKELKELACEKGLLMMGPDCGTAIINNIPLAFGNVVKKGSIGIVGASGTGIQEVTVIIDKLGEGVSQVIGTGGRDLKEEIGGLMMLQGIEALQEDPLTEVIVIISKAPSRKVLEKILESIKNSPKPVIVHFLGGDRKLIEEYGAYSCNSLEDVAYKAVAVLKNEKTKDYDRFNMSDEEIEKIVNGEVEKLKEGQKYLRGLYTGGTLADEAIKILNNDLGNIYSNISPISNYRLKDVKKSREHTCIDFGEDEFTVGRPHPMIDPSARVEGLIEEGKDDEVAVVLMDFVLGYGSHEDPVGEMLPAIIDARESMAKRGKYLSIVSSICGTKKDPQNLEESKKRLEEAGVIVMPSNAQAARLTGLILNKIK, via the coding sequence ATGAGTTCTGTGAAGGTTGAGATTAGAAAAAATACATACTATGATTCAGTTACGCTAATGCTTATTTCAAAAGAAATAAAAAAAGTTAAAGGAGTTTACGAAGCACTTGTTGGTATGGGAACAGATTTAAATAAAGAATTAGTTGAGAATTTAGGAATAGGAAATGATGAAATTAAAAATTTAGGGCCTAACGATTTCTTTGTATCAGTACTTGCAGAGGAAAATGTAAAAATAGAGACAATATCCAATGAAGTAGAAAGGTTACTTAGAGAGAAAAATGAAAAAAGTAGTTCGGAATATACACCACCAACTCTTAACGCTGCATTAAGGCATAATCCAGAGTTAAATTTGGCCTTAATATCCGTTGCAGGTGAATATGCAGGTGAGGAGGTAAAAGAAGCCTTAGAAAATAATTTACATGTAATGCTTTTTAGTGACAATGTAAATATGGAAAAAGAAAAAGAATTGAAGGAGTTGGCTTGTGAAAAAGGATTATTAATGATGGGACCAGATTGTGGTACAGCTATTATTAATAATATTCCATTGGCTTTTGGAAATGTTGTTAAAAAAGGAAGTATAGGAATAGTAGGTGCCTCTGGTACAGGGATTCAAGAAGTAACAGTTATTATAGATAAATTAGGAGAAGGAGTATCTCAAGTAATAGGAACCGGTGGAAGAGATTTAAAGGAAGAAATAGGTGGATTAATGATGTTACAGGGAATAGAGGCTTTACAAGAGGACCCTTTAACGGAAGTAATAGTCATAATTTCTAAAGCACCATCTAGAAAGGTATTAGAAAAAATATTAGAATCAATTAAAAATTCACCTAAACCAGTAATTGTGCATTTCTTAGGAGGAGATAGAAAACTTATTGAGGAATACGGGGCCTATTCTTGTAATTCCCTTGAAGATGTAGCGTATAAGGCAGTGGCAGTTTTGAAAAATGAAAAGACTAAGGATTATGATAGATTTAATATGTCTGATGAAGAAATAGAAAAAATAGTTAATGGAGAAGTTGAAAAATTAAAAGAAGGTCAGAAATATTTAAGGGGATTATATACTGGAGGAACCTTAGCAGATGAGGCAATAAAAATCCTTAATAATGACCTGGGAAATATTTATTCTAATATTTCTCCTATATCTAACTATAGGTTGAAAGATGTAAAAAAGAGTAGAGAACATACATGTATAGACTTTGGGGAAGATGAATTTACAGTAGGCAGGCCTCATCCAATGATAGATCCATCAGCTAGAGTTGAAGGTTTAATAGAGGAAGGTAAAGATGATGAAGTTGCTGTAGTACTAATGGATTTTGTACTTGGCTATGGTTCCCATGAAGATCCAGTAGGGGAAATGTTACCAGCAATAATCGATGCTAGAGAAAGTATGGCTAAAAGAGGGAAGTATTTGTCTATTGTGTCTTCTATTTGTGGTACAAAAAAGGACCCTCAAAATTTAGAAGAATCTAAGAAAAGGCTAGAGGAAGCTGGAGTAATAGTAATGCCTTCTAATGCCCAGGCAGCCCGATTGACAGGACTTATTCTAAATAAAATTAAGTAA
- a CDS encoding DUF2877 domain-containing protein, giving the protein MKALDISKKLNETILNKEFEGIVHSVFDNSFNVLTEDNKFITFLNSKKLMSPYSIRIEEDVSFLDKGIKPRVKVQILSKLVSINELDIKIYYSAATLWDEKPNLTFSKDVEKNVDIKLERIEEVLLTEGKKNGIFPLLITLKERIGRIDWIYESDMKLGKNEIYIREKFLEFIDSYIKGDIEKLSVQVKNIIGFGIGLTPSMDDFLAGLMVSGIYLHYYLGYSIGSAYEINYAMVKDIKNRTTRVSEEMLIFSSEGEVNEDIRDLMISFLGDASLDMFSYNLRRVINIGETSGTDILLGIYIGSLILLN; this is encoded by the coding sequence ATGAAAGCATTAGATATTAGTAAAAAACTTAATGAAACAATTTTAAACAAAGAATTTGAAGGAATAGTTCACTCGGTATTTGATAATAGTTTCAACGTGCTAACTGAAGATAATAAATTTATAACATTTCTAAATTCAAAAAAGCTTATGTCTCCATATTCTATAAGAATAGAGGAGGATGTGTCTTTTCTAGACAAAGGAATTAAGCCTAGAGTAAAAGTTCAAATTCTTTCTAAACTTGTATCTATTAATGAATTAGATATTAAAATTTACTATAGTGCTGCTACTCTGTGGGATGAAAAACCTAATCTTACTTTTAGTAAGGATGTAGAAAAAAATGTTGACATAAAATTAGAAAGAATAGAAGAAGTTCTATTAACAGAAGGGAAGAAGAATGGAATTTTTCCACTTCTGATAACTCTTAAGGAGAGAATAGGGAGAATTGATTGGATTTATGAAAGTGATATGAAATTAGGTAAAAATGAAATATATATTAGGGAAAAATTCTTAGAATTTATTGACAGTTATATAAAAGGGGATATAGAAAAGCTTTCGGTACAGGTTAAAAATATAATAGGATTTGGTATAGGGCTTACACCATCAATGGATGATTTCTTAGCTGGGCTTATGGTTTCAGGAATATATTTGCATTATTATCTTGGTTACTCTATAGGGAGTGCCTATGAAATCAACTATGCAATGGTAAAGGATATAAAAAATAGGACTACTAGAGTTAGTGAAGAAATGCTTATATTTTCTTCAGAGGGAGAAGTAAATGAAGATATTAGGGATTTAATGATCTCTTTTCTAGGAGATGCTTCCTTAGATATGTTTTCTTATAATCTAAGGAGAGTAATTAATATAGGAGAAACATCAGGAACAGATATTCTTTTAGGAATATATATAGGAAGTTTAATATTATTAAATTAG
- a CDS encoding PucR family transcriptional regulator ligand-binding domain-containing protein, with amino-acid sequence MYRYSGITVKELLYLESMKDAKVIAGEKGLNRKITKLNVMEVPDIINWVGNGEFLLTTAYSMRDNINKLDKLIVELNNKKLAGLGVKTKRYIDKIPEKTIEIAESLKFPLVEIPVEISYSTVLTEALTEIVNVQTNVLQRIDNIQNKFIKVMLDGGSLMEITEAIYENIDRNSIAIKEYIFETSAILCDEDKKKYIETIIEAESLQRKKSRESYNQGNAYTKKIDLLENEKINRVSIPIYFDNREYGCIFIWEDKRSLTPIELTVIEGSTSIIALDIYKKMSIFEIESKHKVEFFDDLFSGKENKYKRAIDRAPYFGFDGDFVYSVIIISVNGNKEFDLTNNNYIHQLKVRLLSIIQRISKNREQKIISATKSNSVVILFGSNPSESEGKIREGINEFCKEVLRYSEYEYFIDEISIGIGRNYKSARELWKSYKEAKRAVEYQKRAFDKKLIYYDDLGIYRILSFEGLQPELNQFYKEMLEPLVKYDREKGTELVSTLKKYFECEGNLKEMSDELYIHYNTAVYRLQRIKDITGNNFEDYNDRLNLQIALKILEILEKQGLK; translated from the coding sequence TTGTATAGATATTCAGGTATAACAGTGAAAGAATTACTTTATCTTGAATCAATGAAAGATGCAAAGGTAATAGCGGGAGAAAAAGGGCTTAATAGAAAGATAACAAAACTTAATGTAATGGAAGTTCCAGATATTATAAACTGGGTAGGAAATGGTGAATTCTTACTAACTACTGCTTATTCTATGAGGGATAATATTAATAAATTAGATAAGCTTATAGTGGAATTAAATAATAAAAAATTGGCTGGGTTAGGTGTGAAAACTAAAAGATATATAGATAAAATCCCTGAAAAAACCATAGAAATAGCTGAATCACTAAAATTTCCTTTAGTAGAAATTCCCGTAGAAATTTCTTATTCTACTGTTTTAACAGAAGCATTAACGGAGATAGTTAATGTTCAAACCAATGTTCTTCAAAGAATAGATAATATCCAAAATAAGTTTATTAAAGTAATGCTAGATGGTGGAAGCTTAATGGAAATTACTGAGGCTATTTATGAAAATATAGATAGAAACTCTATTGCTATAAAAGAATACATCTTTGAAACTAGTGCAATATTATGTGACGAGGATAAGAAGAAATATATTGAAACTATTATTGAAGCAGAGAGTTTACAAAGAAAGAAATCAAGAGAAAGTTATAACCAAGGTAATGCTTATACAAAGAAGATTGATTTATTAGAGAATGAAAAAATAAATAGGGTAAGTATTCCAATCTATTTTGACAATAGAGAATATGGATGTATATTTATTTGGGAAGATAAAAGATCTTTGACTCCTATAGAATTAACAGTTATAGAGGGTTCTACTTCAATTATTGCTTTAGATATATATAAAAAAATGTCTATTTTTGAAATAGAGAGCAAGCATAAAGTTGAATTTTTTGATGATCTTTTTTCTGGTAAAGAGAATAAATATAAAAGAGCTATAGACAGGGCACCTTATTTTGGTTTTGATGGTGATTTTGTCTATTCTGTAATAATTATTTCAGTAAATGGCAATAAAGAATTTGATTTAACCAATAATAATTACATTCATCAATTAAAGGTGAGGTTACTTAGTATAATTCAGAGAATAAGTAAAAACAGGGAGCAAAAAATAATTAGTGCTACTAAAAGTAATAGTGTAGTCATTCTCTTTGGTTCAAATCCTAGTGAAAGTGAAGGAAAGATAAGGGAAGGAATAAATGAATTTTGTAAAGAGGTATTAAGATATTCAGAATATGAATATTTTATTGATGAGATATCCATTGGTATCGGTAGAAATTATAAATCTGCTAGAGAGCTTTGGAAAAGTTACAAAGAAGCTAAAAGGGCTGTAGAATATCAAAAAAGAGCTTTTGACAAGAAACTAATATATTATGATGATTTGGGAATATATAGAATTCTTTCTTTTGAAGGGCTACAACCAGAGTTAAATCAATTTTATAAAGAAATGCTAGAACCATTAGTAAAGTATGACAGAGAAAAAGGAACTGAGTTGGTAAGCACATTAAAAAAATATTTTGAATGTGAGGGAAATTTAAAGGAAATGTCAGACGAATTATATATTCATTATAATACTGCAGTCTATAGACTTCAAAGGATAAAAGATATTACAGGCAATAATTTTGAAGATTATAATGATAGGCTAAATCTTCAAATAGCCTTAAAAATATTAGAGATATTAGAAAAACAGGGATTAAAATGA
- a CDS encoding solute carrier family 23 protein, with translation MSDVNIQEPIRDARELVLGKRLVLGLQHTFTMFGATVLVPIITGMDVSVALFMAGVCTLLCHYITKKKVPVFLGSSFAFIAPILAVVKLISDNGGSDGLAYARGGLVVAGLIYLVIAALIYAFGADKVVSFFPPIVTGPIIMVIGLKLAPTAIDMASENWFLAIVSFLVVLIVTIFAKGFLQIIPIIIGLLIGYVVAIFTSNVEFQPILDASWIGLPNFQMAKFSLETILMVAPLALATIVEHIGNIIAIGATVDDDFLETPGLHRTMLADGLCTSISAMFGGPANTTYAENTGVLALTKVYDPLIMRIAAVFAIILGGIPKLAAIISTIPTAVVGGISIILFGMIAAVGARTLIENQVDFNKSKNLIIAAVILVLGLGGDAVPGGMALAAIIGIVLNKVLPEQ, from the coding sequence ATGAGTGATGTAAATATTCAAGAGCCTATAAGAGATGCTAGAGAGTTAGTCCTTGGAAAGAGATTGGTACTTGGATTACAACATACGTTTACAATGTTTGGGGCCACGGTTTTAGTGCCTATAATTACTGGTATGGATGTTTCGGTAGCATTGTTTATGGCGGGGGTATGTACGTTATTATGTCATTATATTACGAAGAAAAAAGTACCAGTATTTTTAGGTTCGTCCTTTGCGTTTATTGCACCTATATTAGCGGTAGTAAAATTAATATCCGATAATGGTGGTTCAGATGGACTTGCTTATGCAAGAGGTGGTCTAGTTGTTGCAGGTCTTATCTACTTAGTAATTGCTGCTCTTATTTATGCCTTCGGTGCTGATAAGGTAGTTAGTTTTTTCCCACCAATAGTGACTGGACCAATAATTATGGTGATTGGACTTAAACTGGCACCAACTGCAATAGATATGGCATCAGAAAACTGGTTTTTAGCTATTGTTTCATTCTTAGTAGTTTTAATAGTGACTATATTTGCTAAGGGTTTTCTTCAGATTATTCCAATAATAATCGGGCTTTTAATTGGTTATGTAGTTGCAATTTTTACTAGTAATGTAGAATTTCAACCTATATTAGATGCATCATGGATAGGATTACCTAATTTTCAAATGGCTAAGTTTAGCTTAGAAACTATATTAATGGTGGCTCCTTTAGCCCTTGCTACTATTGTAGAGCATATTGGAAATATTATAGCAATAGGTGCTACTGTAGATGATGATTTCTTAGAAACTCCAGGGTTGCATAGAACCATGCTTGCTGATGGATTATGTACTTCTATCTCTGCAATGTTTGGTGGTCCCGCCAATACTACATATGCAGAAAACACTGGAGTATTAGCCTTAACTAAAGTATATGATCCATTAATTATGAGAATAGCAGCAGTTTTTGCAATAATTTTAGGAGGGATTCCTAAGTTAGCAGCCATAATAAGTACTATTCCAACAGCAGTAGTTGGTGGGATATCAATAATTCTTTTCGGTATGATAGCTGCAGTTGGAGCAAGAACTCTTATTGAAAATCAGGTAGATTTTAATAAATCAAAGAATTTAATAATTGCTGCAGTTATTTTAGTATTAGGACTTGGAGGGGATGCAGTACCAGGAGGTATGGCATTAGCGGCCATAATTGGTATTGTGTTGAATAAGGTTTTACCTGAACAATAA